From Scophthalmus maximus strain ysfricsl-2021 chromosome 14, ASM2237912v1, whole genome shotgun sequence, one genomic window encodes:
- the cnot9 gene encoding CCR4-NOT transcription complex subunit 9 isoform X1, which yields MLATGAAVTNVTALAQVDREKIYQWINELSSPETRENALLELSKKRESVPDLAPMLWHSCGTIAALLQEIVNIYPSINPPTLTAHQSNRVCNALALLQCVASHPETRSAFLAAHIPLFLYPFLHTVSKTRPFEYLRLTSLGVIGKLHCCFICFIDFSILKWALFTHTGVSMSLNKMSFCISFAGALVKTDEQEVINFLLTTEIIPLCLRIMESGSELSKTVATFILQKILLDDTGLAYICQTYERFSHVAMILGKMVLQLSKEPSARLLKHVVRCYLRLSDNLRAREALRQCLPDQLKDSTFAQVLKDDTTTKRWLAQLVKNLQEGQVTDARGIPLAPQ from the exons ATGCTGGCGACTGGAGCA GCTGTGACTAATGTCACTGCCCTGGCCCAGGTGGACCGGGAGAAGATCTACCAGTGGATCAATGAGCTGTCCAGCCCCGAAACCAGAGAAAACGCCTTGTTGGAACTGAGCAAGAAGCGTGAATCTGTGCCAGACCTTGCTCCAATGCTCTGGCACTCCTGTGGAACCATTGCTGCTCTGTTGCAG gagATAGTGAACATCTATCCATCGATAAATCCACCCACACTTACAGCTCACCAGTCTAACAGAGTGTGTAACGCCCTGGCACTTCTGCAGTGTGTCGCCTCGCATCCTGAGACACG GTCGGCTTTTCTTGCGGCCCACATCCCTCTTTTCCTTTACCCCTTTCTGCACACTGTGAGCAAAACACGGCCATTTGAGTACCTGCGACTCACCAGCCTCGGTGTCATAGGTAAACTGCACTGCtgctttatttgctttattgACTTTTCAATTCTTAAATGGGCATTGTTCACACACACCGGTGTCTCCATGAGTCTCAACAAGatgtctttttgtatttcttttgcagGTGCCTTGGTCAAAACAGATGAACAAGAAGTGATTAACTTCCTCCTCACCACTGAAATCATCCCGCTGTGTCTCCGGATCATGGAGTCAGGCAGTGAACTATCCAAGACG GTTGCTACTTTCATCCTGCAGAAGATTCTCCTGGATGACACAGGGCTGGCCTACATATGCCAGACTTATGAACGTTTCTCCCATGTGGCCATGATCCTT gGCAAAATGGTGCTGCAGCTCTCGAAAGAACCGTCAGCACGTCTGCTGAAGCATGTTGTTCGCTGTTACCTTCGCCTCTCAGATAATCTCAG AGCCAGAGAAGCACTGCGTCAGTGTTTGCCAGACCAGCTGAAGGACAGCACCTTTGCCCAGGTGCTGAAAGACGACACCACCACTAAGCGCTGGCTTGCACAGCTGGTGAAGAACCTGCAGGAGGGTCAAGTCACTGATGCCAGAGGCATCCCCCTTGCTCCACAGTGA
- the cnot9 gene encoding CCR4-NOT transcription complex subunit 9 isoform X3, whose translation MLATGAVDREKIYQWINELSSPETRENALLELSKKRESVPDLAPMLWHSCGTIAALLQEIVNIYPSINPPTLTAHQSNRVCNALALLQCVASHPETRSAFLAAHIPLFLYPFLHTVSKTRPFEYLRLTSLGVIGALVKTDEQEVINFLLTTEIIPLCLRIMESGSELSKTVATFILQKILLDDTGLAYICQTYERFSHVAMILGKMVLQLSKEPSARLLKHVVRCYLRLSDNLRAREALRQCLPDQLKDSTFAQVLKDDTTTKRWLAQLVKNLQEGQVTDARGIPLAPQ comes from the exons ATGCTGGCGACTGGAGCA GTGGACCGGGAGAAGATCTACCAGTGGATCAATGAGCTGTCCAGCCCCGAAACCAGAGAAAACGCCTTGTTGGAACTGAGCAAGAAGCGTGAATCTGTGCCAGACCTTGCTCCAATGCTCTGGCACTCCTGTGGAACCATTGCTGCTCTGTTGCAG gagATAGTGAACATCTATCCATCGATAAATCCACCCACACTTACAGCTCACCAGTCTAACAGAGTGTGTAACGCCCTGGCACTTCTGCAGTGTGTCGCCTCGCATCCTGAGACACG GTCGGCTTTTCTTGCGGCCCACATCCCTCTTTTCCTTTACCCCTTTCTGCACACTGTGAGCAAAACACGGCCATTTGAGTACCTGCGACTCACCAGCCTCGGTGTCATAG GTGCCTTGGTCAAAACAGATGAACAAGAAGTGATTAACTTCCTCCTCACCACTGAAATCATCCCGCTGTGTCTCCGGATCATGGAGTCAGGCAGTGAACTATCCAAGACG GTTGCTACTTTCATCCTGCAGAAGATTCTCCTGGATGACACAGGGCTGGCCTACATATGCCAGACTTATGAACGTTTCTCCCATGTGGCCATGATCCTT gGCAAAATGGTGCTGCAGCTCTCGAAAGAACCGTCAGCACGTCTGCTGAAGCATGTTGTTCGCTGTTACCTTCGCCTCTCAGATAATCTCAG AGCCAGAGAAGCACTGCGTCAGTGTTTGCCAGACCAGCTGAAGGACAGCACCTTTGCCCAGGTGCTGAAAGACGACACCACCACTAAGCGCTGGCTTGCACAGCTGGTGAAGAACCTGCAGGAGGGTCAAGTCACTGATGCCAGAGGCATCCCCCTTGCTCCACAGTGA
- the cnot9 gene encoding CCR4-NOT transcription complex subunit 9 isoform X2 has protein sequence MLATGAAVTNVTALAQVDREKIYQWINELSSPETRENALLELSKKRESVPDLAPMLWHSCGTIAALLQEIVNIYPSINPPTLTAHQSNRVCNALALLQCVASHPETRSAFLAAHIPLFLYPFLHTVSKTRPFEYLRLTSLGVIGALVKTDEQEVINFLLTTEIIPLCLRIMESGSELSKTVATFILQKILLDDTGLAYICQTYERFSHVAMILGKMVLQLSKEPSARLLKHVVRCYLRLSDNLRAREALRQCLPDQLKDSTFAQVLKDDTTTKRWLAQLVKNLQEGQVTDARGIPLAPQ, from the exons ATGCTGGCGACTGGAGCA GCTGTGACTAATGTCACTGCCCTGGCCCAGGTGGACCGGGAGAAGATCTACCAGTGGATCAATGAGCTGTCCAGCCCCGAAACCAGAGAAAACGCCTTGTTGGAACTGAGCAAGAAGCGTGAATCTGTGCCAGACCTTGCTCCAATGCTCTGGCACTCCTGTGGAACCATTGCTGCTCTGTTGCAG gagATAGTGAACATCTATCCATCGATAAATCCACCCACACTTACAGCTCACCAGTCTAACAGAGTGTGTAACGCCCTGGCACTTCTGCAGTGTGTCGCCTCGCATCCTGAGACACG GTCGGCTTTTCTTGCGGCCCACATCCCTCTTTTCCTTTACCCCTTTCTGCACACTGTGAGCAAAACACGGCCATTTGAGTACCTGCGACTCACCAGCCTCGGTGTCATAG GTGCCTTGGTCAAAACAGATGAACAAGAAGTGATTAACTTCCTCCTCACCACTGAAATCATCCCGCTGTGTCTCCGGATCATGGAGTCAGGCAGTGAACTATCCAAGACG GTTGCTACTTTCATCCTGCAGAAGATTCTCCTGGATGACACAGGGCTGGCCTACATATGCCAGACTTATGAACGTTTCTCCCATGTGGCCATGATCCTT gGCAAAATGGTGCTGCAGCTCTCGAAAGAACCGTCAGCACGTCTGCTGAAGCATGTTGTTCGCTGTTACCTTCGCCTCTCAGATAATCTCAG AGCCAGAGAAGCACTGCGTCAGTGTTTGCCAGACCAGCTGAAGGACAGCACCTTTGCCCAGGTGCTGAAAGACGACACCACCACTAAGCGCTGGCTTGCACAGCTGGTGAAGAACCTGCAGGAGGGTCAAGTCACTGATGCCAGAGGCATCCCCCTTGCTCCACAGTGA
- the usp37 gene encoding ubiquitin carboxyl-terminal hydrolase 37 isoform X1 has product MTTIVPKLSSGGAVRIRFSSIDVGTTKWKEGTFEILEKDNKVNLCLRFNCGGASKTFQLNQNVKSINQNVSRIILTLKDSSVITLDKVPPTLVQKTKEYLEKLKQGKPVLKSSHGSANFSVLGNRSVKNETNPSGERQTTPRRQSAEGREDTTPRKPLGSPSRAASTPTRTGLSENRSEKRKRLLNSESDLNEDYPKENDSSSNNKATSDPSRKFLLSCKEKLKQGEENRSSAQLGSTPLQPSSFYGSRSVTKDYCQSHSFLERPSSTAQSTTAKRSLMLPNHSTPFKKVRPSVDYGGWNKQRPSTLAQPQPPLQGFSNLGNTCYMNAILQSLFSLPSFSNDMLRQSIPWKKVPINALLRRFAHLMVKKDVGCPETKKDLLRKVKSAISSTAERFSGNMQNDAHEFLSQCLDQLKDDVEKMNKSWTDEASASSSPSVLCESGQEAMSLSAKAEPGEEVDTSRIYTCPVAVNMEFEVQHTINCKGCGEVVTKREQFNDLSIDLPRRKKTLPLRSIQDSLDLFFRMEEIEYSCEKCNGKAATVTHKFSKLPRVLILHLKRYSFNAQLSLNSKLGQQVVIPRYLTLLSHCTESTRPPVSLGWSSQASMSRTLKTSQSVNSSTAPLRRIGGKVANSGCTSILMDSDCEEEINRRASASRKRRLSSCLPDDDDRPEERGATIDSADFSGINDDEMLAAVLEMSRQEAGFSAPPPLEDEPTSSPDTGFGDTDVHDLAYHTDLLEMDSKQPADVLDSLDLTMDENKENQTPEGVQQQGELDWVQQYSLDQEREEQELQQALAQSLQEHEAQEMREDDDLKRATELSLQEFNNSLPELLCSDEDSGNEDVLDMEYTEAEAENLKRNAESGDLANSFRLISVVSHIGSSSSSGHYISDVYDMKKQSWLTYNDLDVSRTQEAAVQRDRDRSGYIFFYMHKDVFEQLFEMERAGASSTSEAGRNVLQPL; this is encoded by the exons ATGACAACCATAGTGCCCAAACTCTCCAGCGGTGGTGCTGTAAGGATCCGCTTTAGCAGCATCGACGTGGGCACCACCAAATGGAAAGAAGGAACTTTTGAGATTCTGGAAAAGGACAACAAAGTCAATCTCTGCCTAAGATTCAACTGCGGCGGCGCTTCCAAAACTTTCCag CTGAACCAGAACGTAAAGAGCATCAACCAGAATGTGAGTCGAATCATTCTGACTTTGAAGGACAGCAGCGTAATCACCTTGGATAAGGTGCCTCCGACTTTGGTTCAGAAGACTAAAGAATACCtggagaagctgaagcaggGAAAGCCAG TTTTGAAGTCATCCCATGGAAGTGCAAACTTCAGTGTGCTTGGGAACCGCTCTGTGAAAAATGAGACTAATCCGTCGGGGGAGAGACAG ACAACACCAAGGCGGCAGAGCGCAGAAGGCCGAGAGGACACAACACCACGGAAGCCTCTGGGCAGTCCAAGCAGAGCCGCCTCCACCCCCACTCGCACTGGACTCTCTGAGAACAG gagtgagaagagaaagagactcCTTAATTCTGAAAGTGACCTGAACGAGGACTACCCCAAGGAAAATGACTCCTCAAG CAACAACAAGGCCACTTCAGACCCATCTAGGAAGTTTCTCCTGAGCTGCaaagagaagctgaagcagggagaggagaacaggagcTCAG CTCAACTGGGTTCAACTCCCCTTCAGCCATCATCATTCTATGGCAGCCGATCTGTGACGAAAGACTACTGCCAGAGCCACTCTTTTCTGGAAAG GCCATCCAGTACAGCACAGAGCACCACAGCCAAGAGAAGCCTCATGCTGCCCAACCACTCCACACCCTTCAAGAAGGTACGTCCCTCTGTGGACTACGGCGGTTGGAACAAGCAGAGGCCCTCCACCCTGGCACAGCCTCAGCCCCCACTGCAAGG TTTTTCCAACCTGGGCAACACTTGCTACATGAACGCCATCCTGCAGTCTCTTTTCAGCCTTCCCTCTTTCTCCAATGACATGCTGAGGCAAAGCATACCGTGGAAGAAGGTGCCCATCAATGCATTACTCAG GCGTTTTGCTCACCTCATGGTGAAGAAGGACGTTGGCTGTCCAGAGACAAAAAAGGACCTCTTGAGGAAAGTGAAGAGTGCCATCTCGTCCACAGCTGAGCGCTTCTCTGGAAACATGCAGAAT GATGCTCATGAGTTCCTGAGCCAGTGTTTGGACCAGTTGAAGGACGACGTGGAGAAAATGAACAAGAGCTGGACAGATGAAGCTTCAGCATCCTCATCACCCTCTGTGTTGTGTGAGAGTGGCCAGGAGGCAATGTCATTATCAGCCAAGGCAGAGCCTGGTGAAGAGGTGGACACATCTCGCATCTACACCTGCCCTGTGGCAGTTAACATGGAGTTTGAGGTGCAGCACACCATCAACTGCAAAGG CTGTGGAGAGGTAGTAACCAAGCGAGAGCAATTCAACGACTTGTCCATCGACCTACCAAGGAGGAAGAAGACTCTCCCACTTCGCTCTATCCAGGATTCTCTGGATCTCTTTTTTAGG ATGGAGGAAATCGAGTACTCGTGTGAAAAGTGCAATGGAAAAGCGGCAACTGTTACACATAAATTCAGCAAACTGCCCAG AGTGCTCATCCTACACCTCAAACGTTACAGCTTTAACGCTCAGCTGTCTCTGAACAGCAAGCTGGGCCAGCAGGTGGTGATTCCTAGATACCTGACCCTGCTGTCCCACTGCACCGAATCCACGCGACCTCCTGTTAGTCTCGGTTGGAGTTCCCAAGCCTCTAT gTCCAGAACACTCAAAACGTCACAGTCTGTAAACTCTTCCACAGCACCACTCCG AAGGATTGGAGGTAAAGTGGCAAACTCTGGCTGCACCTCTATCCTCATGGACTCTGACTGTGAAGAGGAGATTAACCGAAGGGCTAGCGCAAGTCGCAAGCGACGCCTCAGCAGCTGTCtgcctgatgatgatgaccgaCCGGAAGAA CGGGGGGCAACAATAGATTCAGCAGACTTCAGTGGcataaatgatgatgaaatgctGGCCGCAGTGCTGGAGATGAGTCGTCAAGAGGCCGGGTTctctgctccccctcccctggAGGATGAGCCAACCAGCAGCCCAGACACAGGGTTTGGGGACACAGACGTCCATGACCTGGCCTATCACACAGATCTGCTGGAAATGGACAGCAAACAGCCTGCAG aTGTGCTGGATTCCTTGGATCTGACCATGGATGAGAACAAGGAGAACCAGACTCCGGAgggtgtgcagcagcagggcgaGCTGGACTGGGTTCAGCAGTACAGTCTGGAtcaggagagggaggaacagGAGCTGCAACAGGCTCTGGCCCAGAGCCTTCAAGAGCAT GAGGCccaggagatgagagaggatgaCGATCTGAAGAGGGCCACAGAGCTCAGCTTGCAAG AGTTTAACAACTCCCTGCCTGAGCTGCTGTGCTCAGATGAAGACTCCGGTAATGAGGATGTGCTGGACATGGAGTACACTGAAGCAGAGGCTGAAAACCTGAAGAGGAACGCTGAG AGCGGAGACCTGGCCAACTCTTTTAGACTCATCAGTGTTGTCAGTCACATTGGGAGCAGCTCTTCCTCtg GCCACTACATCAGTGACGTGTACGACATGAAGAAGCAGTCATGGCTGACTTACAATGACCTGGACGTGTCACGCACACAGGAAGCAGCTGTCCAGCGAGACAGAGACCGCAGTGGCTACATCTTCTTCTACATGCACAA GGACGTGTTTGAACAGCTGTTCGAGATGGAGCGAGCTGGAGCCAGCAGCACTTCAGAGGCAGGAAGAAACGTCCTGCAGCCCCTCTGA
- the usp37 gene encoding ubiquitin carboxyl-terminal hydrolase 37 isoform X2 — protein sequence MTTIVPKLSSGGAVRIRFSSIDVGTTKWKEGTFEILEKDNKVNLCLRFNCGGASKTFQLNQNVKSINQNVSRIILTLKDSSVITLDKVPPTLVQKTKEYLEKLKQGKPVLKSSHGSANFSVLGNRSVKNETNPSGERQTTPRRQSAEGREDTTPRKPLGSPSRAASTPTRTGLSENRSEKRKRLLNSESDLNEDYPKENDSSSNNKATSDPSRKFLLSCKEKLKQGEENRSSAQLGSTPLQPSSFYGSRSVTKDYCQSHSFLERPSSTAQSTTAKRSLMLPNHSTPFKKVRPSVDYGGWNKQRPSTLAQPQPPLQGFSNLGNTCYMNAILQSLFSLPSFSNDMLRQSIPWKKVPINALLRRFAHLMVKKDVGCPETKKDLLRKVKSAISSTAERFSGNMQNDAHEFLSQCLDQLKDDVEKMNKSWTDEASASSSPSVLCESGQEAMSLSAKAEPGEEVDTSRIYTCPVAVNMEFEVQHTINCKGCGEVVTKREQFNDLSIDLPRRKKTLPLRSIQDSLDLFFRMEEIEYSCEKCNGKAATVTHKFSKLPRVLILHLKRYSFNAQLSLNSKLGQQVVIPRYLTLLSHCTESTRPPVSLGWSSQASMSRTLKTSQSVNSSTAPLRIGGKVANSGCTSILMDSDCEEEINRRASASRKRRLSSCLPDDDDRPEERGATIDSADFSGINDDEMLAAVLEMSRQEAGFSAPPPLEDEPTSSPDTGFGDTDVHDLAYHTDLLEMDSKQPADVLDSLDLTMDENKENQTPEGVQQQGELDWVQQYSLDQEREEQELQQALAQSLQEHEAQEMREDDDLKRATELSLQEFNNSLPELLCSDEDSGNEDVLDMEYTEAEAENLKRNAESGDLANSFRLISVVSHIGSSSSSGHYISDVYDMKKQSWLTYNDLDVSRTQEAAVQRDRDRSGYIFFYMHKDVFEQLFEMERAGASSTSEAGRNVLQPL from the exons ATGACAACCATAGTGCCCAAACTCTCCAGCGGTGGTGCTGTAAGGATCCGCTTTAGCAGCATCGACGTGGGCACCACCAAATGGAAAGAAGGAACTTTTGAGATTCTGGAAAAGGACAACAAAGTCAATCTCTGCCTAAGATTCAACTGCGGCGGCGCTTCCAAAACTTTCCag CTGAACCAGAACGTAAAGAGCATCAACCAGAATGTGAGTCGAATCATTCTGACTTTGAAGGACAGCAGCGTAATCACCTTGGATAAGGTGCCTCCGACTTTGGTTCAGAAGACTAAAGAATACCtggagaagctgaagcaggGAAAGCCAG TTTTGAAGTCATCCCATGGAAGTGCAAACTTCAGTGTGCTTGGGAACCGCTCTGTGAAAAATGAGACTAATCCGTCGGGGGAGAGACAG ACAACACCAAGGCGGCAGAGCGCAGAAGGCCGAGAGGACACAACACCACGGAAGCCTCTGGGCAGTCCAAGCAGAGCCGCCTCCACCCCCACTCGCACTGGACTCTCTGAGAACAG gagtgagaagagaaagagactcCTTAATTCTGAAAGTGACCTGAACGAGGACTACCCCAAGGAAAATGACTCCTCAAG CAACAACAAGGCCACTTCAGACCCATCTAGGAAGTTTCTCCTGAGCTGCaaagagaagctgaagcagggagaggagaacaggagcTCAG CTCAACTGGGTTCAACTCCCCTTCAGCCATCATCATTCTATGGCAGCCGATCTGTGACGAAAGACTACTGCCAGAGCCACTCTTTTCTGGAAAG GCCATCCAGTACAGCACAGAGCACCACAGCCAAGAGAAGCCTCATGCTGCCCAACCACTCCACACCCTTCAAGAAGGTACGTCCCTCTGTGGACTACGGCGGTTGGAACAAGCAGAGGCCCTCCACCCTGGCACAGCCTCAGCCCCCACTGCAAGG TTTTTCCAACCTGGGCAACACTTGCTACATGAACGCCATCCTGCAGTCTCTTTTCAGCCTTCCCTCTTTCTCCAATGACATGCTGAGGCAAAGCATACCGTGGAAGAAGGTGCCCATCAATGCATTACTCAG GCGTTTTGCTCACCTCATGGTGAAGAAGGACGTTGGCTGTCCAGAGACAAAAAAGGACCTCTTGAGGAAAGTGAAGAGTGCCATCTCGTCCACAGCTGAGCGCTTCTCTGGAAACATGCAGAAT GATGCTCATGAGTTCCTGAGCCAGTGTTTGGACCAGTTGAAGGACGACGTGGAGAAAATGAACAAGAGCTGGACAGATGAAGCTTCAGCATCCTCATCACCCTCTGTGTTGTGTGAGAGTGGCCAGGAGGCAATGTCATTATCAGCCAAGGCAGAGCCTGGTGAAGAGGTGGACACATCTCGCATCTACACCTGCCCTGTGGCAGTTAACATGGAGTTTGAGGTGCAGCACACCATCAACTGCAAAGG CTGTGGAGAGGTAGTAACCAAGCGAGAGCAATTCAACGACTTGTCCATCGACCTACCAAGGAGGAAGAAGACTCTCCCACTTCGCTCTATCCAGGATTCTCTGGATCTCTTTTTTAGG ATGGAGGAAATCGAGTACTCGTGTGAAAAGTGCAATGGAAAAGCGGCAACTGTTACACATAAATTCAGCAAACTGCCCAG AGTGCTCATCCTACACCTCAAACGTTACAGCTTTAACGCTCAGCTGTCTCTGAACAGCAAGCTGGGCCAGCAGGTGGTGATTCCTAGATACCTGACCCTGCTGTCCCACTGCACCGAATCCACGCGACCTCCTGTTAGTCTCGGTTGGAGTTCCCAAGCCTCTAT gTCCAGAACACTCAAAACGTCACAGTCTGTAAACTCTTCCACAGCACCACTCCG GATTGGAGGTAAAGTGGCAAACTCTGGCTGCACCTCTATCCTCATGGACTCTGACTGTGAAGAGGAGATTAACCGAAGGGCTAGCGCAAGTCGCAAGCGACGCCTCAGCAGCTGTCtgcctgatgatgatgaccgaCCGGAAGAA CGGGGGGCAACAATAGATTCAGCAGACTTCAGTGGcataaatgatgatgaaatgctGGCCGCAGTGCTGGAGATGAGTCGTCAAGAGGCCGGGTTctctgctccccctcccctggAGGATGAGCCAACCAGCAGCCCAGACACAGGGTTTGGGGACACAGACGTCCATGACCTGGCCTATCACACAGATCTGCTGGAAATGGACAGCAAACAGCCTGCAG aTGTGCTGGATTCCTTGGATCTGACCATGGATGAGAACAAGGAGAACCAGACTCCGGAgggtgtgcagcagcagggcgaGCTGGACTGGGTTCAGCAGTACAGTCTGGAtcaggagagggaggaacagGAGCTGCAACAGGCTCTGGCCCAGAGCCTTCAAGAGCAT GAGGCccaggagatgagagaggatgaCGATCTGAAGAGGGCCACAGAGCTCAGCTTGCAAG AGTTTAACAACTCCCTGCCTGAGCTGCTGTGCTCAGATGAAGACTCCGGTAATGAGGATGTGCTGGACATGGAGTACACTGAAGCAGAGGCTGAAAACCTGAAGAGGAACGCTGAG AGCGGAGACCTGGCCAACTCTTTTAGACTCATCAGTGTTGTCAGTCACATTGGGAGCAGCTCTTCCTCtg GCCACTACATCAGTGACGTGTACGACATGAAGAAGCAGTCATGGCTGACTTACAATGACCTGGACGTGTCACGCACACAGGAAGCAGCTGTCCAGCGAGACAGAGACCGCAGTGGCTACATCTTCTTCTACATGCACAA GGACGTGTTTGAACAGCTGTTCGAGATGGAGCGAGCTGGAGCCAGCAGCACTTCAGAGGCAGGAAGAAACGTCCTGCAGCCCCTCTGA
- the ybey gene encoding endoribonuclease YbeY yields MGVVLRNLQKVVPLRRARLRKDVETLRHILGIQKFDVGIICVDNQRIQQINSIYRKKNLPTDVLSFPFYEDLRPGKLPCPLLRDELNLGDIFLGVEFVKKQCQEESLDLHDTLTVVTAHGICHLLGYRHESKEEWTEMLQRESYILSEYNRLTGRHLQSLMKT; encoded by the exons ATGGGAGTAGTACTTCGGAATCTCCAAAAGGTGGTGCCTCTTCGCCGCGCCAGACTGCGCAAGGACGTTGAAACACTGAGGCACATCCTGGGCATTCAGAAATTTGATGTGGGAATCATTTGCGTGGACAACCAGAGGATTCAGCAAATTAATAGCatctacagaaagaaaaatctgcctACGGATGTCCTCTCGTTCCCATTCTACGAG GACCTAAGACCTGGTAAGCTGCCTTGCCCCCTTCTTAGGGATGAGCTGAACCTTGGGGACATTTTCTTGGGGGTCGAGTTTGTGAAAAAGCAGTGTCAGGAGGAATCCCTGGATCTACACGACACTCTTACT GTTGTCACGGCACATGGTATCTGTCACCTGTTGGGCTACAGGCATGAGTCAAAGGAAGAATGGACTGAG ATGCTACAGAGAGAAAGCTACATCCTCAGTGAGTACAACAGACTCACAGGGCGTCACCTTCAATCACTGATGAAGACGTGA